A stretch of the Streptococcus oralis genome encodes the following:
- the pbp2b gene encoding penicillin-binding protein PBP2B codes for MRKFNSHSIPIRLNLLFAIVILLFMAIIGRLLYMQVLNKDFYETKLASASQTRVTTSSARGQIYDAAGKPLVENTVKQVVSFTRNNKMTAAELKETAKKLLTYVNVTSPDLTDRQIADYYLADQDIYKKTVESLPSDKRLDSDGNRLSEATLYNNAVESIDVSQLNYTDDQKKEIYLFSQLNAVENFATGTISTDALDDTQVALVASASKELPGISISTSWDRKVLDTSLSTIVGSVSNEKSGLPAEEVDAYLKKGYSLNDRVGTSYLEKQYEDVLQGKRSVKEIHLDKHGNMESVENVEEGSKGNNIKLTVDLAFQNGVDDLLKSYFNSELGNGGAKYSEGVYAVALNPKTGAVLAMSGVKHDVESGKLSSDSLGTITNVFVPGSVVKAATISSGWENGVLSGNQTLTDQPIVFQGSAPINSWYTLSYGSFPITAVEALEYSSNTYMVQTALGIMGQTYTPNMVAATGQLETAMGKLRSTFGEYGLGASTGIDLPDESTGFTPKEFDLGNYINNSFGQFDNYTPMQLAQYVATIANNGVRLAPHIVEGVYGNNDQGGLGSLVQETATKELNKVNISESDMAILQQGFYQVSHGTSALTTGRAFSNGAAVSISGKTGTAESYVNGGQKANNTNAVAYAPTENPQIAVAVVFPHNTNLTNGVGPSIARDIINLYHQHHPMN; via the coding sequence ATGAGAAAATTTAATAGCCATTCGATTCCGATTCGGCTTAATTTATTATTTGCGATTGTCATCCTGCTCTTTATGGCCATTATTGGTCGTTTGTTATACATGCAGGTACTGAATAAAGATTTCTATGAAACAAAATTGGCCTCAGCCAGCCAAACAAGGGTAACAACCAGTTCAGCTCGTGGACAGATCTATGATGCGGCAGGGAAACCCTTGGTAGAAAATACTGTCAAGCAAGTTGTTTCTTTCACACGAAACAATAAAATGACAGCAGCTGAATTGAAGGAGACAGCCAAGAAACTCCTCACATATGTAAATGTAACCTCCCCTGATCTGACAGATCGACAGATTGCAGATTATTACTTGGCGGATCAGGATATTTACAAAAAAACAGTCGAATCCTTGCCAAGTGACAAACGCCTGGATTCAGATGGAAATCGCTTATCAGAAGCGACACTTTACAATAATGCGGTTGAAAGTATTGACGTGAGTCAGCTCAATTATACAGATGACCAGAAAAAGGAAATCTATCTCTTTAGTCAGCTCAATGCTGTTGAAAATTTTGCGACAGGAACCATTTCTACGGATGCCTTAGATGATACCCAAGTTGCTCTCGTTGCATCAGCGTCCAAGGAATTACCAGGTATCAGCATTTCAACCTCATGGGATCGTAAAGTCTTGGACACTTCTTTATCGACGATCGTCGGTAGTGTTTCAAATGAGAAGTCAGGACTTCCAGCAGAGGAAGTTGATGCCTATCTCAAAAAAGGCTATTCTCTCAATGACCGAGTAGGAACTTCCTATCTTGAAAAGCAATATGAAGATGTTCTTCAAGGCAAACGCTCCGTCAAAGAAATCCACCTCGACAAACACGGAAATATGGAAAGTGTGGAAAATGTCGAAGAAGGAAGTAAAGGAAACAATATCAAGTTAACGGTTGACCTAGCTTTCCAGAATGGTGTGGACGACCTACTCAAGAGCTACTTCAACTCAGAGTTGGGTAACGGTGGAGCCAAATACTCTGAAGGAGTCTACGCCGTAGCCCTTAATCCTAAAACCGGTGCAGTTTTGGCGATGTCAGGTGTCAAGCATGATGTCGAATCCGGGAAATTAAGTTCAGATTCGCTTGGAACGATAACCAATGTCTTTGTGCCAGGATCTGTTGTTAAGGCAGCGACCATCAGCTCTGGTTGGGAAAATGGAGTCTTGTCAGGCAATCAAACCTTGACAGACCAGCCTATTGTTTTCCAAGGTTCGGCCCCAATCAATTCATGGTACACCTTGTCCTATGGCTCTTTCCCTATCACAGCAGTTGAGGCTTTAGAGTACTCTTCTAATACCTATATGGTTCAAACTGCGCTAGGAATCATGGGACAGACCTACACACCAAATATGGTGGCCGCAACGGGACAGTTAGAGACTGCAATGGGCAAATTGCGATCAACCTTTGGGGAATACGGACTCGGAGCTTCAACAGGAATTGACCTCCCAGATGAATCCACAGGATTTACGCCAAAAGAATTTGATTTGGGGAACTATATCAATAATTCCTTTGGCCAGTTCGATAACTATACACCGATGCAGTTAGCCCAGTATGTTGCAACCATTGCAAACAATGGTGTCCGTTTAGCTCCTCACATCGTTGAAGGGGTTTATGGAAACAATGACCAAGGTGGCTTAGGCAGTCTGGTTCAAGAAACAGCCACTAAGGAACTGAACAAGGTCAATATCTCAGAATCAGATATGGCTATCTTGCAGCAAGGTTTTTATCAAGTTTCGCATGGAACGAGTGCTCTGACAACTGGTCGTGCCTTTTCAAATGGCGCAGCCGTATCCATCAGCGGGAAAACGGGTACTGCCGAAAGTTATGTTAATGGTGGTCAAAAAGCCAATAATACCAACGCAGTCGCCTATGCACCGACCGAAAATCCCCAAATCGCAGTCGCAGTCGTCTTTCCTCATAACACCAACCTAACAAACGGTGTCGGACCTTCGATTGCACGCGACATTATCAATCTTTATCACCAACACCATCCAATGAATTAG
- a CDS encoding MurR/RpiR family transcriptional regulator encodes MNKPDIATIIDLHFEELTELEQEIARYFLQAETIQDDLSSQQVTQKLHISQAALTRFAKKCGFTGYREFVFQYQHQASKPDTHSHKHSPLTKRVLRSYSIMREQTQDLIDEEQLERVAQLIDDAERVYFFGTGSSGLIAREMKLRFMRLGVVCEALTDQDGFAWTTSIMDENCLVLGFSLSGTTQSVLDSLLDAKEMGAKTILFTSAPNKNSQAYTETVLVASHSQSSYIQRISAQLPMLILIDLIYAYFLEINRDSKEKIFNSYWENKKLNGYRRQKRVRKS; translated from the coding sequence ATGAACAAGCCAGATATCGCAACCATAATCGACCTCCATTTTGAAGAATTAACCGAGCTCGAGCAAGAAATCGCTCGCTATTTTTTGCAAGCTGAAACGATCCAAGATGATCTCTCTTCTCAGCAAGTTACCCAGAAATTACATATCTCCCAAGCAGCCTTGACCCGCTTTGCCAAAAAGTGTGGTTTTACAGGCTACCGAGAATTCGTCTTTCAATACCAGCACCAAGCTAGTAAACCGGACACTCATTCGCACAAACACAGTCCTTTAACCAAACGTGTTTTGCGAAGCTACAGTATCATGCGAGAACAAACACAGGATTTGATTGACGAAGAACAACTGGAACGCGTCGCCCAATTAATCGATGACGCAGAACGAGTTTACTTCTTTGGGACGGGAAGTTCTGGTCTGATTGCCCGTGAGATGAAACTGCGCTTTATGCGACTAGGTGTTGTCTGTGAAGCTTTGACCGATCAGGATGGCTTTGCTTGGACGACCAGTATCATGGATGAAAACTGTCTGGTACTTGGCTTTTCCCTATCAGGAACTACCCAATCCGTCCTCGATAGTTTGTTGGATGCCAAGGAAATGGGTGCCAAGACCATTTTATTTACCAGCGCTCCAAACAAAAACAGTCAGGCCTACACCGAAACGGTCCTTGTGGCAAGCCATAGTCAATCTTCTTACATCCAGCGTATTTCCGCTCAACTCCCTATGCTCATTTTAATAGATTTGATTTATGCCTACTTTTTAGAAATCAATCGCGATAGCAAAGAAAAAATCTTTAATAGTTATTGGGAAAACAAAAAGCTCAACGGCTATCGTAGACAAAAACGTGTTAGAAAATCCTAG
- the recR gene encoding recombination mediator RecR encodes MLYPTPIAKLIDSYSKLPGIGIKTATRLAFYTIGMSDDDVNEFAKNLLSAKRELTYCSICGRLTDDDPCSICTDPTRDQTTILVLEDSRDVAAMENIQEYHGLYHVLHGLISPMNGISPDDINLKSLMTRLMDSEVSEVIVATNATADGEATSMYLSRLLKPAGIKVTRLARGLAVGADIEYADEVTLLRAIENRTEL; translated from the coding sequence ATGCTGTATCCAACACCTATTGCCAAGCTGATTGATAGCTATTCCAAGCTTCCAGGTATCGGGATCAAAACGGCTACCCGCCTAGCCTTCTATACCATTGGAATGTCTGATGACGATGTCAATGAATTTGCCAAAAATCTCCTGTCTGCTAAGCGGGAATTGACCTATTGTTCCATCTGTGGTCGCTTGACCGATGATGATCCGTGCTCTATCTGTACGGACCCGACTCGAGACCAGACAACCATCTTGGTGTTAGAGGATAGTCGCGATGTGGCTGCTATGGAAAACATCCAAGAATACCACGGCCTCTATCACGTCTTGCACGGGCTCATTTCTCCGATGAATGGCATCAGCCCAGACGATATCAACCTCAAGAGTCTCATGACCCGTCTCATGGATAGTGAGGTTTCAGAGGTGATTGTGGCAACCAATGCGACAGCGGATGGAGAAGCGACATCGATGTATCTCTCTCGTCTCCTCAAGCCAGCTGGTATCAAGGTCACTCGCCTAGCACGAGGACTAGCCGTGGGAGCAGATATCGAGTATGCGGACGAAGTCACACTCTTACGAGCCATTGAAAATCGGACAGAGTTGTAG